From the Debaryomyces hansenii CBS767 chromosome F complete sequence genome, the window TTTTGACAATATTGCAACActttattgatttcaaagCATAGGCTCAAGGTTTGCCAAGGTTTTTCTCCTGATTTCCACCACATTTTTCCTTTTATTGGATTTTCAGCGGAATCAACAATCAAATTTAGATtcttatcaataaaatcTATTCTTTCATCCATTGATAACTTATCCTTACCGTAAACTCCAGccaattgatatttcaacCAATTAAAGCCGTTGGGACCCAATGGTTTAGCGAACCAAAACATTAATAATGAGCGTACAAGGTCATCCTGATAAtgtgataataatgaaaccATGGGATATGCCCTACCTCTGAAATCAACATTATGAGGTAAATAAAACATGTCTCCGTTTTTATTGAACGAATTAGccaattgttgaattaaattcaattctacTCTCTGACTCTTTATGGCATGATATTCTTGTAATGATTTTCCTACCTGAATTCTATATTTCCATATAGCTTTATTATATTCCGATTCTGATGAATAGTCCGGTTTTTTTGGTTCTTGCGGCAATATGACTTGCAATTCATTGAAGTTAGGCggtattttcaagaattctttatttaCACTCATAGCCTGATTGAATATGTTTAAAGTAGATGGATTGATTGCCCATGCCAAAGATCCAAGAACGTTTAGACCTTCATAAAGTGATTTAAGTTGTCCTGTTTTATGGGCTTTATTCAAATAGAATAGGGACGTAGATATGTCATCTGTATTAATAATAGGCTTTAAATCGTTTAGATATCCACCGACAACAGGTGACGTCCAAGGCTTTGGAGGGCAAAGCATCGGAAGATATAATGACCTATCAACAAAGAAAGATTCATAACTCTTGAACTCCTCCAGTAAATATGGATGAATTTTAATAACTCCTGTCTTCTTGTATGCTGGGCTATCATGATTTCTTAGATAACCCCAAAGAAATGCAGGGAATTCAGCATTTTTTTCAGATAAAAATGACGgatcaatttcttgagaACTATCCATCAATCTTAGTGACTGGGAAAAGGAATCACTGTCGATGAACGATTGAGGAATTCTGCAATTATGtataaatatactaatCAATGAGGTAAAAAAGACAATAGAATCCTCCTCatgaaaaaatttcatGAAATAAGGCTTGATATCTTTAAAGTTTGAGTCCTTTAGAATTAATCTTTTAAATGACGAACCCAAGGAATTTGACAACTCTGAGACTTTAACATACCCCGATTCGGATGTAAGTGTTTTTGAtagaatatttgaaatcattaatgtAACTATAATTCTTCTGGGAAGCAAACTTAAATAAACTTTGTACTTATATAATATCATTTCATCCTGAGAACTacttttgaaattggatTTATTCAACTTGacaattaaagaatttaatgTATTCATGGTTAATTCAAACCAAGAATAAACCAACTTCGAATTAGacattttaaatttattgatgttgatttCATTTGACCTACTGTGGGGTTGGAGATTTTCAACTAGATCAAGACAATTTGCCTCGACATTTAACTGTTTCAGTTGATTGAACGTATGGTAATCAcgaataaaattttctttatcttcgGGAGATAAACTTTCGTACAAGTCATATAATGGAGTTTGACTTAATTTATCGTATTTAACAAACCTTGTCGCTATATAATCACATAATTTGCTGAAGCCCAACAAACCATCAGTTTTAAATTTGTCAATCGAATTGTCTTCCTGAGGAGTATCTTGTCTTGACACGTTAGGAATTCTTGTAATCTTTGCAAATGCTTTCAGCACTTCATTATCGGAAATGGTGTTTATAAAATCTCTAGGAGTGATATTCCACTTTTTTAGGATTGTTTCTATATACTTTGAAATactatatttcaaagatttaatCTCGACATTAATATAAGAATACAATAAACAGTATACTAACTTTGTTTTAATTTCAGAATTATACTCGTGTGTAAAACTTAAATCGGcatcatcaataatcaACTTGATATTATGGATATTAATCGTTTTTGGATTagatattaaatttgtcAAAAGAACCGTTAAACATGAATAGTAAACATTCACATTTTGAAAGCTTTCCTTGATCTTCACTCGTTGTTTCATCCTGTTAAGTAACATACGAGCTTTCAACAAATCATTTcttaaaattgattcaaaaaaatagtttatcaaaatattattatcattattctgaACTCTAAATATGCTAGTGGAATCATTATTAGCgtcaattattgaagcaTTCAAGAAGTTTTCAGGATGCGTTCTCGGTATGCCATGAAATAAACCATCAGGAGACGCTTTATCTATACTTTTGAGGGAATGAAATCTTATTAGTCGTCCTCTGCAGCCCAATCTCGCTATTGTCTTacaaatcatcaattgaTGCCGGAACTGAAAGTTAGGTCATATGCCTTAGAAACCACTGATTTATATAGGGATAGTCGAACAAACTAGTTTTGGTGACAAAGTGTTTGTAGATCGAATATAAGAGAAGACTTATGGTTgtaaaatgaaaaaatgaacatgacacaaaattaattacaTAGATAAAACTGGAGCTATTTGAGCTAGTGAACCGTTCAATATGACCTATGCTGTAGGCTATTACTATTGAAGCATGATGTTTATATGGTATACTAAACTGTATGAGTATAATGTTTATATAGTTGAAATACTACACTATATGTGGATTTTTTGTAGAATCAGTGGTTTGATTCGTACTATGCATTGAAGGGACCCATTCACGATGATGACTGAGCATCTGATATCAGTAGGATGCAAGAGTATAATCCAGGAATGTCGATATTCGGGAGCATCCCTATACTAGGTGAGACTAAAGATACTCTGCATTTTAATGgttgataaattaatatccATGGGAACTGGTGACATTGACTGATAACCGCTAATCGTAGATCAATACTGTTAAGGTAATAATCACTAATATCTGATAAATTGCTGATAACACTAGGTAATAATCACTAATATCTGATAAATTGCTGATAACACTAGGTGATTATCAGTTGTTGATTTAATTGTTGATGCCCGTTTGGATATTGAACGTTACGCTTGGAAACTGATTCACTTCTGCGTGCACCTCTGCCTCGATGCCAAAACTCATGAGAATACCTCTAATCACGCCGCATGGAAACCAGAGATAATTCTTGCATTTGTTGACCGTATCAAAGGCGCCCTTGTCGCTCATCATCGTCTCGATCAACTTGTAGCTGTTGTCGACCAACACAAACGTACCCCGGTGGTTTGTCCGCAAGTTGCTCATCTGCTTACCGTACAACACTCTCCACACATCGCGACACACAAACTTCATGATATCTAAGATGTCGACCATCTTTTGGTTCGAGCTCTTGAACATGATCAACTCCGAGATCCTCAATCCGATGTCAAACCCGTAGTTTTCAACCCTCAACGTCACATCGTCACTTCCGGCGTCCGCAGAATCAAGAATACCCACCGTGCCCGGCTTATCGTCGCCAGCGTCCGACAAGGGTGTTTCCATCGTGGTGGGCTCGAACTCGGTGTCGGCACCAATTCGCGTCTCGTTGACCTGTTTGCTTACCCTGATGGAAGTGGGAACGAGCTCCAGCACAAGCAAGTGGAATGCCGTACTGTTGACGTAGCTCTGATTGTCTAATGGGTCGTACATGGTTCTTGGTGGTGTTGATAGTGGGATCCGGCGTCAATGGTTTGATATAGGTATCGAATGTCGCGACATCTACGTCGCTTATACGACATCGACAACATCCATCCATGTCGCTATCTTGTCGTCGTAGTCGTCGTACCGCTCCCGTGTCTCGCCTGGCTGACTGGCTGGCTCGCTCGCTCGTCTAGACCCTCCGGGTAACACGTTCCTCCGGGTAACATCAACAACATGCTTTACCCGGCCACATCCTCCCCCTCTGATTGGCCTACACGCCCGTCGCTACTCCCGCCACATGCACGCACTGGCGCCGAGTGCGACTAAAAAAAATCGCTGAAAAAATGACTAGACGAATAATTAGGTAATACACAATTCCTGCTAATTGAcaaaaattccaaaaaattaCTTCAACGGTTGTAGTTCGTGTCCGATTTTCAAACATTCATCCATAGGTTATTAAAAACTGGTGAATTATAAACAAATTACGTTCAAAACTTTCCCAAAAAAAACCACAAGGTGCTATACACCCACAGGAACAAGACCAGATTGTTTATCGCCGTTGTAAAAACAAATATCTACCTGTATCACAGATTTGAGGTAGCGGGAAATTTTAAAGCATTTGTGGAAGaagtttttttttttaattaattttcttgagcACTCATTTTGTTCAATAGTTGTTTATTTGCCGTTACgccaaaaataataaataattgatatttattatacaatCAGGAATAAGCAAACCAAGATAAGAATAACAGCAGCGTTAGATATAGTGTTGGAGGATTGATTGACGTTATTCATTAGTGTAAATTATACATTTTCAAAGGTGATTTTTTTAAGAGAGAAAAACACTATTCataataatcataatattaataattaatattgataatactaataatactaataatacgaaaagaagaattatatcCATCGAGTTCTGCAATAATTAACATACATTAGTCATCATAGTTCATTAACTCATAGtattcatattattattatttcattacATCATTTTTTCATACGAGTCACTATAGCATATTAATTAGCATTGTCATGACTTCGGAATCGTTTATAAATACCGGCAATTCGAGCGGGAACTTGTTAGTGGGCGAGCCGATGGTGAATAGCATGGGAGGGTTGAACGGTATGGTGGGCGACATGTCCATCAGCATGCTTAAGATCTCCAACATTCCGTCGGACTTGACGCAGCGGGAGGCCACGACGATTTTTTCGTTGGTGATCGATGACATCGTCAACATTGAGATCAAGGACTTTATGGTGTTGGCATACTTCAAGAACTACCAGACATGCTTGACCACGGGCAAATTGCTTGACGGAAAGTACATTTTTGGTAAGGAATACGCTCCCATCAAGATTGATTACGACCAGGTGATAAATTCCCCTAACAGTATGCCATCTGCTGGCTTGAATTCCAACTTCAACAACTTGAGATTGTCACAATCTCTGCAGCCGCCTCAATCGCAACAACAGCAGTCGCAGGCTGACTTCCAGAAGAGGCAGCTGATTGGTAACCAACGATCCAGATTCTTATTCAGCGACCCATTCCTGGGCTCAACTACCCCTAACCAACAGTCTTCTTCTAACCAGCCTCATCCGTCGATCGACTTGTCTGATTTGACGGGTAAGTCTATCTTGTTGATGGATTCACCTCAAGATGGTACCagcaataataataacaatattgCTAGAGACCCATGGAACAGCCAATTGCCAATTAACAATTCGGCTCCTCAAACCCCAGGAGCGTCGTCACTGGCGCATACGCCTTTCGAATGGAATTCGAGCCAGTCGCAGCCTCAGACTCAACCCCAATCGCAGCCCCAATCGCAGCAACTTCAATCGGGGTCCAACGACAGGAGAAGAACGTCGTCAGCGTTCTTCAATAACAATTTGATGCCTACTTTGAATCCTAATTTGCCATTAAACTcgattaattcaatttcattaccGCAAGCAAATCAACAGCCTTCACAACCATCGAGTCAACCATCAAGTCAACCATCAAGTCAGACTTCAAGTCAGCCATCGAGTCAGCCTCCTAGCCAGTCAGCCAACCAGCAACCTGCATCCCAACAAGGTTCGTCAACTCAGTTGTCGCCTTCTTCAGGTCAAACTACCCCAACTAATAAATCCAAAGACGTTCCTGATTTATCATTACTCGCAAGAGTTCCACCTCCGGCTAACCCAGCGGATCAGAATCCTCCTTGCAATACTTTGTACGTAGGTAATTTACCACCTGATGCCACAGAACTGGAACTTCGGGCATTATTTTCACCCCAAAAGGGTTTCAGAAGATTGTCTTTTAGAACTAAAAACCAATCGCTgtcaaatccaaatcaaaGTAGCAATCATAATCATGGACCAATGTGCTTTGtggaatttgaagatgttGCCCATGCTACTAGAGCTTTAGCTGAATTATACGGAAGAACATTGCCAAGAAGCGGTGGTAGCAATGGTAAAGGTGGCATAAGATTATCGTTCTCTAAGAACCCATTGGGTGTAAGGGGTCCTGGTAATCCAAGAAGAgcttcaaataatcaagtATCTACTTGTTCTACTGcgtcatcttcaaattctaaTGGTATTGGCAATTACGGCTACCTGAATTATTcgaaataattaaaattttctttctttaattgtattttatatttatttaattgagCATTTATTCCGTTAATTTATGTTgtgtataataaatatgtcACCATCAATATGTTCTATATATTAatgttaataaattgtatattatatccAAACAATAGCTATAATACGTTCCGACGCAATGGTTTACCCCATGATACATGAAATACATGCATCACTCCATTTTATCACATACTCAAGTATTCTACGGTTGACAGCTGACATGGTCAAAACGTTACCATTTTTTTCCTATATAGCATTACTGGTGTTTTGTAACAGAGATGTTTTAAGCTTGTATCCATATTCCTCTACTTACAACGTTTATAAAACGTCAACTGGTACTTCTTGCATCTACATCATGTCGCTTTCAGTCAAATGGGTGACcataaatatttagatGTTTCACATTTTTAGTCTACTAGGATATTTTTAGGTATCAACTACGTTAACACTTATcgaaatttcaattgacttCACCTACGAACAGGTACGGTTTGTTGAACTTTTGTAaaacaaatttgaaatctatGTTTAGTTATGTGTAACTTCTTATTTGCAACATCCTACTTTCTATATATGTATGGGTATTACCCTGAAAGTAATAAAGATTGGACAAAACTACAAGAATGAACAAGGAGAAAAGAgagaagaaacaaaagaaaaagaagacagAGGATAGCGGTATAGGCGAACTAATAATCACGGATAATATTGCCTGTGATTTCACCTACTTATCAAGCTTTAATATGGATTCGTTGCTCAAAGAAGCAACCAAACTGCCCGGCCAATACAACAAAGATAAcaagaataataaagtGCTAGCACCGCCTAAGGAGGATCAAGATGAGGAGAGTGGTAatgttaataaattgtctGAAGCAGCTCAAAGGCTTGTTCATATATGTGATTCGATTTGAAATGAGGTTGCAAGAATTATGATACCAAGAATATGAGATTTAGTGCTCGAATAGCCGTTATTCAGatacatatataatatataatatataatatgacaaaaattaagaaaatagTTGAACATTGTAGTAGTAGTTGTAATCAGCAGAATCGTAATATAAGGTAcataatatttcaaagcaTAAAATAGTACAAGAACCATTTAGTAAATAGATCTCAGGATTTGCATAAACCTACAAATTCTTTGGTATTAGCATAGACCTGATTCAACCAGTTTGAAGCCAAAACCTCGACAGTACTTAATCTGGATTTTATGTCTGGATTCAAAAGTCCAAAAATAACCACCCTCGCTTCATAATGTAATTTTTGGAAGACTGCTAGTGATGGATTGTTATTAACATTAAAATGGGTATCATCTAGATGCTTCATTAAGCTAGtaaaatctttttcattcttaggatattgattaaaaaattttgcaaaattctTATCATCATGAGGATTAGCACAATTCCAAGGTTTCGTCATCAACATAATGTgcaaatatataattccCAAGGACCAGCAATCTGACTTGATGAAATCAAGAATATCTCTCGCCTCTTCAATACTagaattttctaattctaatttgaatatctCAGGAGCTTTGAAACTAGTTGTGCCTACCCATATTTTATAGGGGTTTTCTTGTAGAAATTCCCAGTAATCGCTATCTCGGTTGACGTTTAAGCTATAACCAAAATCTGATATCTTAATGACCCCGTCGTTGTCAATCATGAAGTTCTCAGGTTTCAAATCCCGGTGGGCGATACCTTTTCTatgcaaataattgatCCCTTTTACAATCTGTTTGAAAACTGCATCTTTTAGATTAGATGACACATGGATATTATTTCGACGTAATAAACTCATATAATCCAATAAGTCGCCTTTCTTATAGTAAGGTAATATTACAGATAGTTCATTCGTGTCCGCATTCTCACATAAGTCAATgattttcattatattattgttcGAGCAGAGcttcatattattatattctttcATGACTATTCGTTTATATGTATCCCATGATTGGTAATCTGGTTTTTTTATCGTCTTTATTACTAAGTAATCTTTACCAATTGTATTAGAACATTTGTATAATACTCCGCTTGCTCCTTCGTATATTGGTTTGCTTGAcaatttgatataatttttgcCTATAATAGGGAATGACGGCTCAATATCTGGATTCTCCCTACAAGGAGTATCGTCAGTAGTTGTGAAActcatttaatttcaattttatcgTAAAATATGCTTGTAGAAGCAGTATTTGAATCTGTAATTGATTCCACACTTCACACAATCATGCCTCGGACGTATTTAAGTTAGCTCTTGCTTTTGAAAAGCTGTTTCCTAATACCTTTTATTAGTTCAATGCAGCCTGTCTCGGTAAGATTGTTCGTCTGTCTCTGCAGTAGATGAACAATTAATTgtagataataattttaaagtatttaaatataaCCATGTGTGGAGTATTTCTCTCCGTAGAGAAATGATCGGAGATGAGCTGTGCGAAAAGTCCGTCTTATGACCGATTCGAATTTAATTTGCAATCACATTAAAAGCTCTTTGGTTATCGGTAAATGGTAAGGCTTAAGTCTGTCTAGAAGAATAGAAAGAAGTATTGCGTTATTTACTAGCAtgtattttttattaatgacGAAATTACGCCTAGAAAATATTGGTATAGTTACAAAGGAATGTCGCAGAAAAGGcatattgaattaaattgaaGTAGAAGAAATCATAAAACATCacattttttttatttgatattgaacaGTGTGTAATCACCAATGAAAGAATGGAGATGATTAAGGACCATCTCCAATTATGCCTCTAGTAGCAGAATGAACTATAAATTTGGCTGGAAGAATCTGTAAGTCATCCAGTGAAATTTAGCTTCCGCATCTGCGTTGGCTTCTCTCTTCTTTAAATTAGGTTGGAAGAACCTATATGTCATCCAATGAAATTTTGCATCTGCATTGGCTTCAGCATTGGCTTCTCTCTTCTTTAAATTAGGTTGGAAGAACCTATATGTCATCCAGTGAAATTTAGCTTCTGCATCTGCGTTGGCTTCTCTTTTTTTCAAGTTTGGCTGGAAGAAACGGTATGTCATCCAATGGAACTTAGCATCAGCATTCGCTTCTCTTTTCCTCAAGTTAGGCTGGAAGAACCTATATGTCATCCAATGGAACTTTGCCTCGGCATCGGCGTTGGCGTCCCTCTTGGAGACAGATGCAGTATCGTCTGACTTAGCAAATGCAGCCTCTAATCCCTCGATGTCAATGCCTGCTTTGGAAATGACTGATTCGGCCAAAGTAGCATTCACAATGAGGACATATTTCTTTCCACTTTCTTCTACCACAAGTGGTTGTTGGTCATCGGTTATCTCAACCTTGTTATTAATAGCTTCATCTGGAACAAGGTAATCCAGGACAACGTATTTTCCTGTCTCTGTGCTATCAGGAGTGGGTGCAGCAGCAGCTAATGATATTGTACTAACAAGCGTAGTTAAGgcaaatattgaaaacttcatttcttaataaagaaaattgattgattctTGATGATCAATTAGGAAAGTTACTGCATTCATTGGAACATGCGTCTTATTTATACCTATCAGTTTTCTAAGAAGCTGGCATTAATACTACTGGTAATTAAAAAGATGGTAGCATTTTAAGCCTTTCGCACCCAATTCGGGAAAttttatatcatttaaaCACCCACTTCGacatatatttttaaatattgtaATGTCCCAAGCCAATATCGAAGTTTATTAGTGAGGAAATTAGAGTAATATGTTTCATAATCAAGGGCCCTTTGAAAATTCGATGCTGGAGTTTTCTTGTTTTAAGTCATGTAGTTCGCAAATGAGACCCTTCTACCCAATGGGTTTGGCAAGCGTTTGAAAACTTAAATAAACTATAACTTTTCtccaatattcttctaaaAGCGTGATGCGCTTTTAGGAATATTTCCCAAACGAGGTGTCTATCAACGGTACCCAGACAGGTCTTCTGGTTCTTGTTATATATCGATATAGTACTTAATCATACtattcaatgataataatatcagTAAATATTGAAGCAGGGACAACAAGAATTTCCCAGAGGAATAACATTACGCATTTATCTCCATATTTAACCTACTTTCAGATCTGAATGAATCGAATTTAA encodes:
- a CDS encoding DEHA2F19470p (weakly similar to uniprot|P13433 Saccharomyces cerevisiae YFL036W RPO41 Mitochondrial RNA polymerase), with the protein product MICKTIARLGCRGRLIRFHSLKSIDKASPDGLFHGIPRTHPENFLNASIIDANNDSTSIFRVQNNDNNILINYFFESILRNDLLKARMLLNRMKQRVKIKESFQNVNVYYSCLTVLLTNLISNPKTINIHNIKLIIDDADLSFTHEYNSEIKTKLVYCLLYSYINVEIKSLKYSISKYIETILKKWNITPRDFINTISDNEVSKAFAKITRIPNVSRQDTPQEDNSIDKFKTDGLLGFSKLCDYIATRFVKYDKLSQTPLYDLYESLSPEDKENFIRDYHTFNQSKQLNVEANCLDLVENLQPHSRSNEININKFKMSNSKLVYSWFELTMNTLNSLIVKLNKSNFKSSSQDEMILYKYKVYLSLLPRRIIVTLMISNILSKTLTSESGYVKVSELSNSLGSSFKRLILKDSNFKDIKPYFMKFFHEEDSIVFFTSLISIFIHNCRIPQSFIDSDSFSQSLRLMDSSQEIDPSFLSEKNAEFPAFLWGYLRNHDSPAYKKTGVIKIHPYLSEEFKSYESFFVDRSLYLPMLCPPKPWTSPVVGGYLNDLKPIINTDDISTSLFYLNKAHKTGQLKSLYEGLNVLGSLAWAINPSTLNIFNQAMSVNKEFLKIPPNFNELQVILPQEPKKPDYSSESEYNKAIWKYRIQVGKSLQEYHAIKSQRVELNLIQQLANSFNKNGDMFYLPHNVDFRGRAYPMVSLLSHYQDDLVRSLLMFWFAKPLGPNGFNWLKYQLAGVYGKDKLSMDERIDFIDKNLNLIVDSAENPIKGKMWWKSGEKPWQTLSLCFEINKVLQYCQNDGNKVEEYLCRIPIHQDGSCNGLQHYAALGKDKEGGISVNLLQTDSSRPIRSDVYTEVLNIVKDQVLKHSQDPSNQYQELAALALSILSRKVVKQTVMTSVYGVTRHGATLQINMRIKEIIKNFEVQLNEGNGIPITPEQFSKLKILNVEVSNYLASTVLNSITKLFSGAKLIQDWLLCNCFRIINSFDLETFQSLTRLNKKEVIDFFNPQLYKPMMWTSMSGFPVIQLYKHTKQKALPTSLQSIIINKPSKLANIDVRKQLNAVAPNFIHSIDSIHMLMTCISAEKNNIPFVSVHDSFWTLPCDVNKLSRIIREEFVRLHSSNIIENLREDMMYTTRKSFQLVYVKNKDNLELIEELNRLRSQYFEEPLKFTKKHYNKILYHELVLQTNYQDDANTPIQLVRKYNPHLYFRSKSSPKLLSIYDYTDSHETSKNVNKLTKAFTPLLVPVKIIEKPPTGELDIKKVLGSVYFFS
- a CDS encoding DEHA2F19492p (similar to uniprot|Q99394 Saccharomyces cerevisiae YOR115C TRS33 Component of the targeting complex (TRAPP) involved in ER to Golgi membrane traffic), with the translated sequence MYDPLDNQSYVNSTAFHLLVSELVPTSIRVSKQVNETRIGADTEFEPTTMETPLSDAGDDKPGTVGILDSADAGSDDVTLRVENYGFDIGLRISELIMFKSSNQKMVDILDIMKFVCRDVWRVLYGKQMSNLRTNHRGTFVLVDNSYKLIETMMSDKGAFDTVNKCKNYLWFPCGVIRGILMSFGIEAEVHAEVNQFPSVTFNIQTGINN
- a CDS encoding DEHA2F19514p (weakly similar to uniprot|P34761 Saccharomyces cerevisiae YNL197C WHI3 RNA binding protein that binds to and sequesters the G1 cyclin CLN3 mRNA) codes for the protein MTSESFINTGNSSGNLLVGEPMVNSMGGLNGMVGDMSISMLKISNIPSDLTQREATTIFSLVIDDIVNIEIKDFMVLAYFKNYQTCLTTGKLLDGKYIFGKEYAPIKIDYDQVINSPNSMPSAGLNSNFNNLRLSQSSQPPQSQQQQSQADFQKRQSIGNQRSRFLFSDPFSGSTTPNQQSSSNQPHPSIDLSDLTGKSILLMDSPQDGTSNNNNNIARDPWNSQLPINNSAPQTPGASSSAHTPFEWNSSQSQPQTQPQSQPQSQQLQSGSNDRRRTSSAFFNNNLMPTLNPNLPLNSINSISLPQANQQPSQPSSQPSSQPSSQTSSQPSSQPPSQSANQQPASQQGSSTQLSPSSGQTTPTNKSKDVPDLSLLARVPPPANPADQNPPCNTLYVGNLPPDATESELRALFSPQKGFRRLSFRTKNQSSSNPNQSSNHNHGPMCFVEFEDVAHATRALAELYGRTLPRSGGSNGKGGIRLSFSKNPLGVRGPGNPRRASNNQVSTCSTASSSNSNGIGNYGYSNYSK
- a CDS encoding DEHA2F19536p (no similarity): MNKEKREKKQKKKKTEDSGIGELIITDNIACDFTYLSSFNMDSLLKEATKSPGQYNKDNKNNKVLAPPKEDQDEESGNVNKLSEAAQRLVHICDSI
- a CDS encoding DEHA2F19558p (some similarities with uniprot|P53233 Saccharomyces cerevisiae YGR052W FMP48), with the translated sequence MSFTTTDDTPCRENPDIEPSFPIIGKNYIKLSSKPIYEGASGVLYKCSNTIGKDYLVIKTIKKPDYQSWDTYKRIVMKEYNNMKLCSNNNIMKIIDLCENADTNELSVILPYYKKGDLLDYMSLLRRNNIHVSSNLKDAVFKQIVKGINYLHRKGIAHRDLKPENFMIDNDGVIKISDFGYSLNVNRDSDYWEFLQENPYKIWVGTTSFKAPEIFKLELENSSIEEARDILDFIKSDCWSLGIIYLHIMLMTKPWNCANPHDDKNFAKFFNQYPKNEKDFTSLMKHLDDTHFNVNNNPSLAVFQKLHYEARVVIFGLLNPDIKSRLSTVEVLASNWLNQVYANTKEFVGLCKS
- a CDS encoding DEHA2F19580p (some similarities with uniprot|P32435 Saccharomyces cerevisiae YGL089C MF(ALPHA)2 Mating pheromone alpha-factor made by alpha cells), encoding MKFSIFALTTLVSTISLAAAAPTPDSTETGKYVVSDYLVPDEAINNKVEITDDQQPLVVEESGKKYVLIVNATLAESVISKAGIDIEGLEAAFAKSDDTASVSKRDANADAEAKFHWMTYRFFQPNLRKREANADAKFHWMTYRFFQPNLKKREANADAEAKFHWMTYRFFQPNLKKREANAEANADAKFHWMTYRFFQPNLKKREANADAEAKFHWMTYRFFQPNL